A region of the Desulfobaccales bacterium genome:
TGCCCTAAAATGCTGAGACGCAGGATTTATCTTCTTTTAATTATTTTCCTTTGCATGATTCCGTTAGGGACTGTCGTATTCGTTTTATTTGAACCAGGCGAAGGACCAGCTTTAAGCAAGATAGGTCGTGGCCTCTGGTTGACAATTCAAGATACCATACCGTTTGGAACATATGGAGACATGGTTCCGGTTACCACAGCTGGACGCATAGTTGCTATTTGCATAAGGTTTCTTAGCCTAATTTTACTGGGAGTAGCAATTTATTCGGCGCTGCAAGCTTCGCTCTTTGAGCAAGTCGATACCATTGCGCGGGAAAAATATTCCACAATTGATGAAAAACCACTTAACATCTTTATCAGCTATCGTAGGGCAGATAGTGCCGGACACAGTGGCAGGGTTTTTGACCGACTCTCTGCCCAGTTTGGTCATGAACATGTATTCATGGATATCGATACCATCGTGCCGGGGGAGGACTTTATACAGGTAATTGAAAAAACAATCTCTTCCTGTGATCTCATTGTGGCCGTCATGGGGCCAGGATGGACCGGGATAGGCGTTCAAAAAAGCCGCATATTCCATGAAAATGATTTCGTGCGCCTTGAAATCAAACATGCGCTCCAACAGGGGATTCCCATCATTTCAGTCTTGATCAATGAGGCCCACCTGCCGGGCGCCATCGAACTCCCGGAGGATATTCAGGGAATCTTAAAGCAGCCGGCGCTTGAACTCAGGGATGCGAATTGGAACGGGGACTTCCAGAAATTCCTTGATATGATTGAATCCCAGAGGCGAAAACTGGATGCATAATAGCTGATTAAAACCCTATGGAGTAAAGGCTGGAATAGCCAGGACCTTAGAAGGAGCATCCGATGAATTTTTTGGCACCAGAGGATTTTCAGAATCACCCTGCCTGGCAACGGCTGGAGGACCAATTACAATGGTATGACCGGAAAAGTATAAGAAATAAGAGATGGTATAAAATCTTAAGGGTAACCCAACTATGCCTCGCTGCTTCAATTCCGATTATTGCCTTAGCGGGGGCCGCA
Encoded here:
- a CDS encoding toll/interleukin-1 receptor domain-containing protein — encoded protein: MLRRRIYLLLIIFLCMIPLGTVVFVLFEPGEGPALSKIGRGLWLTIQDTIPFGTYGDMVPVTTAGRIVAICIRFLSLILLGVAIYSALQASLFEQVDTIAREKYSTIDEKPLNIFISYRRADSAGHSGRVFDRLSAQFGHEHVFMDIDTIVPGEDFIQVIEKTISSCDLIVAVMGPGWTGIGVQKSRIFHENDFVRLEIKHALQQGIPIISVLINEAHLPGAIELPEDIQGILKQPALELRDANWNGDFQKFLDMIESQRRKLDA